In one Vicia villosa cultivar HV-30 ecotype Madison, WI unplaced genomic scaffold, Vvil1.0 ctg.000345F_1_1, whole genome shotgun sequence genomic region, the following are encoded:
- the LOC131627035 gene encoding cytochrome P450 82A3-like: MDVVLSSLIKTTTIAFLISLIPLGLFLFVHRKKREAPIAKGAWPILGHLPIFNGTQSPHRVLGTLADKYGPIFTIKLGSKHALIINNWEMAKECFTTNDMALSSRPKLVATQHLGYKGAMFGLAPYGPYWRNLRKIATLEILTNRRVEQQQHIRVSEVQTSIKELFDVWSSKRNEHNSSNYVLVDMKQWFTHLTFNMVLRMVVGKRYFGVRTNVDEEEAQRSVKALKEMMRLFGVITVGDVIPCLELFDFGGHVKAMKRTLKELDEVLGEWLKERRHERSLSEKVDGDDNKDIMDVLLSLLDGKTIEGFDCDTIIKATILTLFTGGTDSSSVTLTWALCLLLKNPLAMKKAKEELDTHIGKERHVNESDISKLVYIQAIVKETLRLHPPAPLSGPHEFSENCTLGGYHVKKGTRLITNLWKIHTDPNVWPDPLEFRPERFLTTHKNVDVRGKYFELLPFGSGRRMCPGISFGLQMVHYSLASFLHSFDILNPTTSELVDMAEVFGLTNSKATPLEVLVKPRLSLSCYEIM; encoded by the exons ATGGATGTAGTTCTAAGCAGCCTAATAAAAACCACAACAATCGCATTCCTAATTTCTCTAATTCCATTAGGTTTGTTTCTATTTGTTCATAGAAAAAAAAGAGAGGCACCAATAGCAAAAGGTGCATGGCCAATACTTGGTCACCTCCCCATTTTCAATGGCACACAATCACCTCATAGAGTCTTAGGTACCTTAGCTGATAAATATGGACCAATATTCACCATCAAACTTGGTTCAAAACATGCTTTAATCATCAACAATTGGGAAATGGCTAAGGAATGTTTCACTACAAATGACATGGCTCTTTCATCTCGTCCCAAGCTTGTTGCAACACAACATTTGGGCTATAAAGGAGCCATGTTTGGACTTGCACCCTATGGTCCTTATTGGCGCAATCTTCGCAAGATTGCAACCCTAGAGATTCTCACGAATCGTCGAgtcgaacaacaacaacatattcgTGTTTCCGAAGTACAAACATCGATTAAAGAGCTCTTCGATGTTTGGTCTAGCAAAAGAAACGAGCACAATTCATCAAACTATGTGTTGGTGGATATGAAGCAGTGGTTTACACACTTAACATTCAACATGGTTCTTCGAATGGTTGTTGGAAAGAGATATTTTGGTGTAAGAACTAATGTTGATGAAGAAGAAGCTCAAAGAAGTGTGAAAGCTTTGAAGGAGATGATGCGTTTGTTTGGGGTGATTACGGTGGGAGATGTTATTCCTTGTTtggaattgtttgattttggtggTCATGTGAAGGCCATGAAAAGAACTTTAAAGGAGTTGGATGAAGTTTTAGGTGAGTGGTTGAAGGAGCGTCGTCATGAAAGGAGTTTGAGTGAAAAGGTTGATGGTGACGATAATAAAGACATCATGGATGTGTTGCTTTCATTGCTTGATGGAAAAACAATTGAAGGGTTTGACTGTGATACCATAATCAAAGCCACAATATTG ACATTGTTTACCGGAGGAACTGACAGTAGTAGTGTAACTCTTACATGGGCACTATGTTTACTATTGAAAAATCCTCTTGCAATGAAAAAGGCCAAAGAAGAACTTGACACACATATTGGTAAAGAGAGACATGTAAACGAATCAGATATAAGTAAGTTGGTATACATTCAAGCTATAGTCAAAGAAACTCTAAGATTGCATCCACCTGCACCTCTATCGGGACCTCACGAATTCTCCGAGAATTGTACCCTAGGTGGCTATCATGTTAAAAAGGGAACTCGATTAATCACGAATCTTTGGAAGATCCATACCGATCCTAATGTTTGGCCTGATCCGTTAGAGTTCAGGCCAGAAAGATTTCTCACTACTCATAAAAATGTTGATGTTAGAGGTAAATATTTTGAGTTATTACCATTTGGAAGTGGTAGAAGGATGTGTCCTGGAATATCTTTTGGACTTCAAATGGTGCATTACTCTCTAGCTAGCTTTTTGCATTCGTTTGATATCTTAAATCCAACAACATCTGAACTTGTTGATATGGCTGAAGTGTTTGGATTAACAAATAGTAAAGCTACTCCACTTGAGGTTCTTGTTAAACCACGTTTGTCCCTTAGTTGTTATGAAATTATGTAA